A genomic segment from Bradyrhizobium sp. CB1015 encodes:
- a CDS encoding acetyl-CoA C-acetyltransferase, protein MSDDVVIVSAARTPVGSFNGAFATLPAHDLGAIAIKAALERGGIEPGRVSEVIMGQILTAAQGQNPARQASIGAGIPVESPAWGVNQLCGSGLRTVALGYQALLNGDSEIVVAGGQESMSMAPHAQHLRGGVKMGGLELVDTMIKDGLWDAFNGYHMGNTAENVARQWQITRAQQDEFAVASQQKAEAAQKAGKFNDEIVPVTIKTRKGDVVVSADEYPRHGATLDAMAKLKPAFEKDGTVTAGSASGINDGAAAVVLMTAKQAAKEGKKPLARIVSWAQAGVDPKIMGSGPIPASRAALKKAGWSVGDLDLIEANEAFAAQACAVNKDLGWDTTKVNVNGGAIAIGHPVGASGARVLVTLLHEMQKRDSKKGLATLCIGGGMGIAMCVARD, encoded by the coding sequence AGCTTCAACGGAGCGTTCGCGACCCTTCCCGCCCATGACCTCGGCGCCATTGCCATCAAGGCCGCGCTGGAGCGTGGTGGCATCGAGCCCGGCCGGGTCTCGGAAGTCATCATGGGTCAGATCCTGACCGCCGCCCAGGGCCAGAACCCGGCCCGCCAGGCCTCGATTGGCGCCGGCATCCCGGTGGAGAGCCCGGCCTGGGGCGTCAACCAGCTTTGCGGCTCGGGCCTGCGCACTGTCGCACTCGGCTACCAGGCGCTGCTCAACGGCGATTCGGAGATCGTGGTCGCCGGCGGCCAGGAATCCATGAGCATGGCCCCGCACGCCCAGCATCTGCGCGGCGGCGTGAAGATGGGCGGCCTCGAGCTGGTCGACACCATGATCAAGGACGGCCTGTGGGATGCCTTCAACGGCTACCACATGGGCAACACCGCCGAGAACGTGGCGCGCCAGTGGCAGATCACCCGCGCCCAGCAGGACGAGTTCGCGGTCGCCTCGCAGCAGAAGGCCGAGGCGGCGCAGAAGGCCGGCAAGTTCAACGACGAGATCGTCCCCGTCACCATCAAGACCCGCAAGGGTGACGTCGTCGTCAGCGCCGACGAATATCCGCGCCATGGCGCAACGCTCGACGCGATGGCCAAGCTCAAGCCCGCCTTCGAGAAGGACGGCACGGTGACCGCGGGCTCGGCCTCCGGCATCAATGACGGCGCTGCCGCCGTGGTGCTGATGACCGCCAAGCAGGCCGCCAAGGAAGGCAAGAAGCCGCTCGCGCGCATCGTCTCCTGGGCTCAGGCCGGCGTCGATCCGAAGATCATGGGCTCGGGCCCGATCCCGGCCTCGCGCGCCGCGCTGAAGAAGGCCGGCTGGAGCGTCGGCGATCTCGATTTGATCGAGGCCAACGAAGCCTTCGCGGCACAGGCCTGCGCCGTCAACAAGGACCTCGGCTGGGACACCACCAAGGTCAACGTCAACGGCGGTGCGATCGCGATCGGTCATCCGGTCGGCGCGTCCGGCGCACGCGTGCTGGTGACGCTGCTGCACGAAATGCAGAAGCGCGATTCGAAGAAGGGCCTGGCCACGCTGTGCATCGGCGGCGGCATGGGTATCGCCATGTGTGTGGCGCGCGACTGA